From a single Entelurus aequoreus isolate RoL-2023_Sb linkage group LG12, RoL_Eaeq_v1.1, whole genome shotgun sequence genomic region:
- the lrrc4.1 gene encoding leucine-rich repeat-containing protein 4 has product MCHIMSLLGRVAVHCARKAALLCVVFLMARAWSSASLALGAAVSQGPQGCPPQCSCSSQQGKVVCTRRGLTRVPPGIPANTRHLNLMENAIEAVQADSFRHLHHLEVLQLGRNAIRQIEVGAFNGLTSLNTLELFDNRLTVVPSGAFEYLSKLRELWLRNNPIESIPSYAFNRVPSLMRLDLGELRKLEYISEGAFEGLQNLKYLNLGMCNIRGDMPNLSPLKGLEELEISENHFPVIKPSSFKGLYSLKKLWVMNSQITEIERNAFDDLSALVELNLAHNNLSAVPHDLFSPLKYLVELHLHHNPWNCGCEAVWLARWLREYIPTNSTCCGRCHSPANMRGRQLVEVDRGEGAATQCSAPFIADAPRDFNISAGRVTELRCRTAQMSSVRWLLPNGTILTHATSHLRISVLNDGTLNFSNVLAADTGTYTCMVSNAAGNSNASAYLNVSAAELNTSILSYFTTVTVEVLGPTTEMPKPKTAASTSAATAVAGVAGGGLGLGTTTTTASPSVFQPVFISTPTVLLQSTDSSPGAAKPSAVPGLKGATGRPGKSGPSLDEVMQTTKIIIGCFVAVTLMAAVMLIAFYKLRKRHQQRSTVAAARTVEIIQMDEEDLPPPASAAQETALTLPEIRDHNSIHKLDFLSHKADYSFHKPKAEYKPQPDFTLHKPKAEYTTYKPNMDFHSSHKSIPDYSTHKSTPDFSLHRQKLDYSPFRQDFNTHRPKAEYSQFKPDFGTHPKSRTDYSPFKADYSTHPRQKTDFSPFKRDYSTQPKSKHEYSPLRSDYNIQQKHKGEYSPFKPDFGTHPRPKPDYSPFKPGYSTQPKPKTDYSVQKCKPDINYKPKDPYISQKSPNDYNAFKTDFSPHKADLSALKSEFSPYTQRPKMDYSLNKMDYSPHRTDFSTLRPKYNTYKPTGHGAKWTENNVGNSLPRTLPSTITAMAEPFVIKTHTKEKVQETQI; this is encoded by the coding sequence ATGTGCCACATCATGAGTCTCCTGGGGAGGGTAGCTGTGCATTGTGCCAGGAAAGCCGCCCTACTCTGTGTAGTGTTCCTGATGGCACGAGCATGGAGCAGTGCCTCCCTGGCCTTAGGGGCGGCGGTCTCTCAAGGACCCCAGGGCTGCCCCCCTCAGTGTTCTTGCAGTAGTCAGCAGGGGAAGGTGGTGTGCACCCGCCGGGGTCTCACTCGCGTACCACCAGGTATTCCAGCCAACACACGACACCTCAATCTGATGGAAAACGCCATTGAGGCGGTGCAGGCTGACTCATTCCGCCACCTGCACCACCTTGAGGTGCTCCAGCTTGGGCGAAATGCCATTCGGCAGATTGAGGTGGGCGCGTTTAATGGACTCACTAGCCTAAACACTTTAGAGCTGTTTGACAACCGTTTGACGGTGGTGCCTAGTGGGGCCTTTGAGTACCTGTCTAAGCTAAGAGAACTATGGTTGAGGAACAACCCCATTGAGAGCATTCCCTCCTACGCCTTCAACAGGGTACCCTCCCTGATGCGATTAGACCTTGGAGAGTTGCGGAAACTGGAGTACATCTCAGAAGGAGCTTTTGAAGGCCTACAAAATCTCAAGTACCTCAACTTGGGGATGTGCAACATAAGGGGGGACATGCCAAACCTTAGTCCCCTTAAGGGCCTGGAGGAGCTGGAGATCTCGGAAAATCACTTCCCTGTGATAAAGCCaagctcctttaaaggcctatacTCACTGAAAAAACTATGGGTGATGAACTCGCAAATAACAGAGATTGAACGCAATGCCTTTGATGACTTATCCGCACTGGTGGAGCTTAATCTGGCCCATAATAACCTGAGCGCTGTGCCACATGATCTGTTCTCCCCGCTCAAGTACCTTGTGGAGCTCCATCTCCACCACAACCCCTGGAACTGTGGCTGTGAAGCTGTGTGGTTAGCACGCTGGCTAAGGGAATACATCCCCACCAACTCCACCTGCTGTGGACGCTGTCACTCACCCGCCAACATGAGAGGTCGACAGCTGGTTGAGGTGGACCGAGGCGAGGGTGCTGCAACCCAGTGTTCTGCACCGTTCATTGCGGACGCTCCAAGGGATTTTAACATCTCGGCGGGGAGAGTCACCGAGCTTCGGTGTCGCACAGCTCAGATGTCGTCAGTTCGCTGGCTCCTACCCAATGGGACTATCCTGACTCATGCCACCAGTCATCTGAGGATATCAGTACTCAATGACGGGACCCTAAATTTCTCCAATGTTCTGGCTGCTGACACGGGCACTTACACCTGCATGGTATCCAATGCAGCTGGCAACTCCAATGCTTCGGCCTACCTCAACGTGAGTGCAGCCGAGCTCAACACGTCCATACTAAGCTACTTTACGACAGTGACGGTGGAGGTCTTGGGGCCAACGACAGAGATGCCTAAACCCAAAACCGCCGCATCCACATCTGCTGCAACTGCAGTGGCTGGCGTCGCTGGAGGAGGACTGGGCCTTGGAACAACCACCACAACTGCCTCACCTTCAGTCTTTCAGCCAGTGTTCATCTCCACACCAACTGTGTTGCTGCAAAGCACCGACAGCTCACCAGGTGCAGCAAAGCCATCTGCAGTGCCAGGACTCAAAGGGGCCACTGGTAGGCCTGGAAAGTCGGGCCCAAGTCTGGATGAGGTGATGCAAACCACTAAGATCATAATAGGCTGCTTTGTGGCAGTGACACTGATGGCTGCCGTAATGCTTATAGCTTTCTACAAGCTAAGAAAGCGTCACCAGCAGAGGAGCACAGTGGCAGCTGCTCGCACTGTGGAGATCATTCAGATGGACGAAGAGGACCTGCCACCACCAGCGTCTGCAGCTCAAGAGACAGCCCTTACTTTGCCGGAAATTCGGGACCATAACAGCATCCACAAACTGGACTTTCTCAGCCACAAGGCAGATTACAGCTTTCACAAACCTAAAGCAGAATACAAACCTCAGCCCGATTTCACTCTTCACAAGCCGAAAGCGGAGTATACAACATACAAGCCCAACATGGACTTCCACAGTAGCCACAAGTCCATCCCAGATTACAGCACTCACAAATCTACACCAGACTTTAGCCTACATAGGCAAAAGCTTGACTACAGCCCCTTCAGGCAAGACTTTAATACTCACAGACCTAAAGCAGAATACAGTCAATTCAAACCAGACTTTGGAACCCACCCGAAAAGCAGGACAGACTACAGCCCTTTCAAGGCCGACTACAGCACCCATCCAAGGCAGAAAACGGACTTTAGCCCCTTCAAGAGAGATTATAGTACTCAACCCAAATCCAAACATGAGTACAGCCCATTAAGATCGGACTACAACATTCAGCAAAAACATAAAGGGGAATACAGCCCATTCAAGCCTGACTTTGGCACTCATCCCAGGCCTAAACCGGATTACAGTCCATTCAAGCCTGGCTACAGCACTCAACCTAAACCCAAAACAGACTACAGTGTCCAGAAATGCAAACCTGACATCAACTACAAACCCAAGGACCCCTACATATCCCAAAAATCTCCAAATGACTACAATGCTTTCAAGACGGACTTCAGCCCGCACAAAGCTGATTTAAGCGCCTTGAAATCAGAATTCAGTCCCTACACTCAGAGACCTAAAATGGATTACAGCCTGAACAAGATGGACTACAGTCCTCACAGGACAGACTTTAGCACCCTAAGGCCGAAATACAACACCTACAAACCAACGGGACACGGGGCCAAATGGACCGAGAACAATGTTGGGAATTCTTTGCCTCGAACCTTGCCTAGCACCATCACAGCCATGGCTGAGCCCTTTGTCATAAAAACTCATACAAAAGAGAAGGTACAGGAGACTCAGATTTAA